One window from the genome of Streptococcus salivarius encodes:
- the lpdA gene encoding dihydrolipoyl dehydrogenase, with the protein MAFEIIMPKLGVDMQEGEIIEWKKQEGDVVNEGDILLEIMSDKTNMELEAEDSGVLLKITRQAGETVPVTEVIGYIGAEGEVVADNAASAPVAEATAQLESAGLEVPKAPATAAPAATAEKAPLADNEYDIIVVGGGPAGYYSAIRGAQLGGKVAIIEKSEFGGTCLNKGCIPTKTYLKNAEILDGLKIAAGRGINLASTNYTIDMDKTVDFKNSVVKTLTGGVQGLLKANKVTIFNGLGQVNPDKTVTIGSETIKGRNIILATGSKVSRINIPGIESQLVMTSDDILDLRELPKSLAVMGGGVVGIELGLVYASYGVEVTVVEMADRIIPAMDKEVSLELQKILAKKGMKIMTSVGVSEIVEANNQLTLKLNNGEEIVADRALLSIGRVPQLDGLENLNLELDRGRIKVNAYQETSIPGIYAPGDVNGTKMLAHAAYRMGEVAAENAMHGNVRKAHLDYTPAAVYTHPEVAMCGLTEEDARAKYGDVLIGKSSFAGNGRAIASNEAQGFVKVVADAKYHEILGVHIIGPAAAELINEASTIMENELTVDELLQSIHGHPTFSENMYEAFADVLGEAIHNPPKRK; encoded by the coding sequence ATGGCTTTTGAGATTATTATGCCTAAGCTCGGTGTGGACATGCAGGAAGGCGAAATCATCGAGTGGAAGAAACAAGAGGGTGATGTGGTTAATGAGGGAGATATCCTTCTTGAAATCATGTCAGATAAAACGAACATGGAACTTGAAGCAGAAGATTCTGGTGTTCTTTTGAAGATTACGCGTCAGGCTGGTGAAACAGTACCAGTTACTGAGGTTATTGGTTATATTGGAGCGGAGGGTGAAGTTGTGGCTGATAATGCAGCCAGTGCACCTGTTGCAGAAGCAACTGCTCAATTAGAATCTGCTGGTCTTGAAGTTCCTAAAGCTCCTGCCACAGCTGCTCCAGCAGCTACTGCAGAAAAAGCACCACTTGCTGATAATGAGTACGATATTATTGTTGTCGGTGGTGGTCCTGCTGGTTACTATTCTGCCATTCGTGGGGCACAACTTGGTGGTAAGGTTGCTATCATTGAAAAATCTGAATTTGGTGGAACATGTTTGAATAAAGGATGTATTCCAACTAAGACCTACCTTAAAAATGCAGAAATCCTTGATGGGCTTAAGATTGCTGCAGGTCGTGGTATCAACCTAGCGTCAACAAACTACACTATCGATATGGATAAGACTGTTGACTTTAAGAACTCTGTTGTTAAGACACTTACTGGTGGTGTTCAAGGTCTTTTGAAGGCTAACAAGGTTACTATTTTCAATGGTCTTGGTCAAGTTAACCCAGATAAGACAGTTACTATTGGTTCAGAAACAATCAAGGGACGTAATATTATCCTTGCGACTGGATCAAAAGTTTCACGTATCAATATCCCTGGAATTGAGTCACAACTTGTGATGACATCAGATGATATCCTTGACTTGCGTGAATTGCCTAAATCACTTGCTGTTATGGGTGGTGGTGTCGTTGGTATCGAACTTGGTCTTGTTTATGCTTCATACGGTGTAGAAGTAACTGTTGTTGAGATGGCTGACCGCATTATCCCTGCTATGGATAAAGAAGTATCACTTGAACTTCAAAAAATCCTTGCTAAGAAGGGCATGAAGATTATGACTTCTGTTGGTGTTTCTGAAATTGTTGAAGCTAACAACCAATTGACCCTTAAACTCAATAATGGTGAAGAGATTGTAGCTGATCGCGCCCTTCTTTCAATCGGTCGTGTTCCTCAGTTGGATGGTCTTGAAAATCTTAACCTTGAATTAGATCGTGGTCGTATCAAAGTGAATGCTTATCAAGAAACATCAATCCCTGGTATCTATGCACCGGGTGATGTAAACGGAACTAAGATGCTTGCTCACGCTGCTTACCGTATGGGTGAAGTTGCGGCTGAAAATGCTATGCATGGTAACGTTCGTAAGGCTCACCTTGACTACACACCAGCTGCTGTATACACACACCCAGAAGTCGCAATGTGTGGTCTTACTGAAGAAGATGCACGCGCTAAATATGGTGATGTACTCATTGGTAAATCAAGCTTTGCTGGTAATGGACGCGCTATTGCTTCAAACGAAGCTCAAGGTTTTGTTAAAGTCGTTGCAGATGCGAAGTACCATGAAATCCTTGGTGTTCATATCATTGGACCGGCTGCAGCTGAATTGATTAACGAAGCGTCAACAATTATGGAAAATGAATTGACTGTAGATGAGCTCTTGCAATCTATCCACGGTCACCCAACCTTCTCTGAAAACATGTACGAAGCCTTTGCTGATGTACTTGGAGAAGCTATCCATAACCCACCAAAACGTAAATAA